The stretch of DNA CAACCTCCGCAAGGGCGCCGCGCTGAACGCGGTGCAGATCGCGGAGCTGGTGGCGGCCGAGCTCAAGGGCTGACGCACTACCGCACTACTGGTACGTACGCCGCTGGGGGCGGCCACCGACATTCATTCGGTGGTCGCCCCCTTCGCGTACCCGACGACCAGCAGCGCGAGCGCCGCGAGCCCGCCACCGAGCCACAGCACGTCCGTCGTCCCGAAGCCGTCAGCGACCAGGCCGCCGGTCAGCGCGCCCAGGGCGATCGCCGCGTTGAACACTCCGGCGAAGAGCGCCGACGCCGCCTCGCGGGCGCGGGGCGCCGCGGCGATGACCCACTGCTGGGTGGAGACGGATACCCCGCCGTAGGCCAGGCCCCACGCGACGAGCAGCGCCACCGACGCGAGGAGCGAGCCGCCCGCGGGCCCGAGCAGCAGGACCACGGCGGCAAGTCCCGCGGAGATGGCGAGCAGCGCCCGGCGGGGGTCGCGGGCCGCGAGCGCGCCGCCCGCGAAGTTTCCGACGATGCCCGCGATCCCGTACGCGAGGAGCAGGCCGCTGATCAGCCCGGCGCCGAGGTCGGGCACCCGCTCCAGTACGGGGCGTACGTAGGTGTACGCGGCGAAGTGCCCGGTCACCAGAAGCAGCACCACCGTCAATCCCGCCCGCAGCCGCGCGTTCCGCAGCAGCCCGGGGAACGTACCGAGCCGGACCGCCGCCGAGGCGGGCAGCGGCGGAAGCACCGCCGCGAGCAGCCCTGCGACCGCCAGCGCGAAGGCCCCCATCACCGCGAACGTCCAGCGCCAGCCCGCGAGTTCACCGAGGAACGTACCGGCGGGGGCGCCGAGCACGGACGCCACGGCGATCCCGCTGAAGATCACCGTGGTGGCACGCCCAGCGGATTCCTCGCGCACGAGCCGTACACCGAGTCCGGCCGCGATCGCCCACACGCCTCCGATGCAGACGCCCACGAGAACCCGCGCGGCGAGCAGCACGCCGAAGGCGGGCGCGAGCGCGGAGAGGAGATTGGCGGCGGCGAGCAGCACCATGAGCGTCGCGAGGACCGTCCGCCGGTCGGCGCGCCGCACGGCGACGGGAAGCAGCAGGGCGGCGAGCGCCGCGACCACGCCGGGCAGCGTGACGGTCAGGCCCGCGGTCCCGTCGGACACGCCGAGCCCTGAGGAGAGGGAGGTGAGGAGGCCGACCGGCAGCATTTCCGTAGTGACGACGGAGAAGGTGGTGGCGGCGACGGTGAGGACGGAAAGGGGCAGGGAGCGCTGTGGCAGCACGGGTTCGGAGAGTGTGGTCGGGGTGGCTTTCATGAGGTCAAGCCTTCGCCGGGGACCCTGCCGGGAACAACGGCGAAGATCTCATCCTTGAATGAGCGAGGCTCATCGATGAGAGGCGGGACGGTTCCTGGTGGGCGGGCTTGAGATACGGGAGCTGGAGTGCTTCATCGCGCTCGCCGACGAGCTGCACTTCGGCCGTGCGGGCGAGCGGCTCTACGTCTCGCAGAGCCGCGTCAGCCAGCTCCTTCGTGACCTGGAGCGACGGATCGGCACACGGCTCGTGGAGCGGTCGAGCCGACGGGTGCGTCTCACTCCGGCGGGCGAGCGGTTCTTGGCCGAATTGCGCCCCGCGTACGAGACGTTGAGCGCCACGGTGGACGCGGCGCGGGAGTCGGCGCGCGGGGTCACGGGGCGGCTGCGGATCGGCTTCCAGGGGACGGCGGACGCGCGGCTCATGGGGGCCATCGCCGACTTCCAGGAGCGGCATCCGGGCTGTGTGACGGAGATCGTGGAGGTGCCGTTCGCGGATCCTTCCCCAAGCTCTTAATGAGCAGGGGATACCCCAATGGGGCGGTGCGGCACGGGGACGTGGACACGGCGATCGTGCTGCTGCCCGTCGAGGAGCCGGACCTGGTGCTCGGCCCGCTCTTCTCCCGCCAGCAGCAGACGGTCGCGGTGTCGGTACGCCATCCCTTCGCGGGCCGCGCGTCGCTGCGGGCCGCCGAGCTGACGGGGGTGCCGCTGATCTCCGCGACGGCGCCTGCCCCCGCGTACTGGCGCATGGCACAGGCCCCCTCTTCCGTTTCGGCACCGGAGGTGCGCACCCTCCAGGAGGGCCTGACGCTGGTCGCGGCCGAACGCGGGGCGATGCTGCTGTGCCGCCCCACGGCGGAGTACCACGGGCGGCGCGACGTCACGTTCGTGCCGGTGGAGGGGGTGCCGGACTCGGTGCTCGGGATGGTGTGGCGGCGGGACGCGGAGACAGAGCGGGTGCGGGCGTTCGCGCGGGCGGTGGGGGCTGTGTCGTAGGGGCTGCTCAGGGGCGGCGGACCTCGAAGTGGAAGCAGCCGTACTCGACGGCCCTGACGTGCACGAGGGCGACCTCCGGGTCGGCGAAGGCCTCCGCGAAGGCGGCGTCGAAGCCTTCCGTCGCCGGGTCCGGGATCTCCAACAGGCGTCCGCCGACGATGCGGCCTTCGGCGTTGTAGCGGCGGAGGGTGCGCAGGGCTCCGGGGCGGGCGAAGGGGTACCCCTCACCCGGGGTGGGGCCCTCGCAGTCCTGCGCGTGGATGAAGACCGGGCCCTGCTCGTCGTAGGCGCCGGGGGTTGCGCCGGTCTCCGCTGCCCAGCGGCGGAGGGGTGCGTACGAGACGAGGGCTACGTTCTCGCCGGGGGCGATGGGGCGCAGGCAGCAGCGGAGGGGGTCGCCGCCTTCCGTGTCGACGTAGGGGTGGGTGGGGCGGCCTGCGTCGTCGGTGATGCGGAGTTCTTTCAGGGCGGTGGGGGATATGGGGCGAGGGTCGTAGGTCATGGGGTAAGGGTCACGCGTGCGGGTGGGTGGAGCTGGCGGATTTCAGACGTTGCTTTCCCCAAGCCCGCCCCTTCCCGAAACTCGCTGCGCGAGGGCGTCCTCAGACGCCGGACGGCTGAAAGATTTCCCCGGACCGGCGGGAATTCCAGCCCGTCCGGCGTTTGAGGACGAACTCGGCGAAGCCGGTGATTGACGGCAACCAAGGCCCCGGGGCCAGCCACCGCTACCAATTACCCCGCATACGCCGATACCCCTCCCCCAACCCCGCCAACTCCTCCCCCGTCAGCACATCCTCCACCCGCGCGAACCCCTCCGGAGCCCTCTCAGCCACAGCCCGCAGCACCTCATCCACCGGCATCGCCCGATTGGCAAGCGCCACGGCATTGGCGGGGCCCCACCGTTCCGCCTCGTAAGCGCGAAGCCCACTCACCCGGTCCACCCCGGCAAGGGATACGCACCGCGCGAGCACCCGCGCGTCGAGCACCGCCTCCGAGCCCCCGCTCGACCCCACGGGGTACATGGGATGAGCCGCGTCGCCCAGCAAGGTCACGGGACCGCGCCCCCACCAGGGGAGCGGGTCCCTGTCCACCATCGGGTACTCCAGGATCCGGCCCGTCGAACCGGTCGCGGCAAGCAGCGCGGGCACGTCCAGGTCCCCGATCCGCCACCCGGAGAAGTGCGGAAGGACGTCGGAGAGGCGGCCGGAGCGGTTCCAGTCCACGGGGCCCGGCGCTCCGTGGTGGTGGACCGGAAACCGCACCTCCGCCACCCAGTTGAGCAGCGCGCGCCCCCGCACCTCCGCCTCCCGCGAGATCGGGTAGACGACGAGCTTCGCGGCCGCGTTGCTGCCCGCGAACGCCATCGTCCGGCCGCCGAACACCGGATCCCACTCGGTGACGCCCCGCCACATCCGGATGCCGTTCCACAGCGGCGGCCCCTCCCCGGGATGCAGCCGGGCCCGCACCGCCGAGTACAGCCCGTCGGCTCCGATCAGGGCCCGCACCGGCACCGCGAACTCCCGCCCGCGCCGCACGTCCCGCAGGGTCACGCGCAGCGCCCCCGAGCCCTCCGGCTCCGCGTACCGCACGAACGCCGTACCGGTCTGGACGGCGTTCTCGCCGAGGCGGTCGCGCACGGCGTCGAGGAGGATCAGCTGCAGGGCGCCGCGGTGCAGGGAGTACTGCGGCCAGTGGTGACCGCGGGCGAGCCCCAGCGGTTCGCCCCAGATGTGGTTGCCGTGCCGGTCGAAGTGGATCGTCTCGGCGATCGGGACGGCCGTGGCGGCCAGTTCGGCGCCGAGGCCGAGATCCGTCAACTCCCGTACCGCGTGCGGGAGGAGGTTGATGCCGACCCCGACGGGCCGCAGCGCGTCCACCGCGTCGACGACCCGCACCCCGATGCCCGCCGCGTGCAGACTGAGGGCGGCTGTGAGCCCGCCGATCCCGGCTCCGGCGACGAGTACGTCGATCATGGGGCGCACCTCGCGCCGGGCAATCCCAGTAGTCGCGCTGATCGCACTGATCGCGCTGATCGCGGTAATCGCAGTGGTCGTCGGAGTCCCATGAACGCTCCCCCCGGGGCGTTAGTCGACGCGCGGATGGTAGCGGCACGGCAGCCCTCGAACAATGCCGCGCGGCGGCCCACCGACCATGCCCGGACACGTACGCGGACCCACGTGGAAGGATGGCCGGAAACGCCACAAGTCGCACCTGACGTTCCTGAGGAGATGACCGCGTGCCCGGCACCAATCTGACCCGCGAAGAGGCGCAGCAGCGGGCGAAGCTGCTCACCGTTGACTCGTACGAGATCGAGCTCGACCTCTCCGGCGCGCAAGAGGGCGGCACCTACCGGTCGGTGACCACCGTGCGCTTCGACTCCGCGGAGGCGGGCGCCGAGACGTTCATCGACCTGGTCGCCCCGGCGGTCCACGAGGCCGTCCTGAACGGGCACTCGCTGGACGTGGCCGCCGTCTTCCGTGACTCGCGCATCGCGCTGAAGCACCTGGAGGCGGGCCCGAACGAGCTGAAGGTGGTCGCCGACTGCGACTACACCAACACGGGTGAGGGTCTGCACCGGTTCGTCGACCCCGTCGACCAACAGGCCTATCTCTACACGCAGTTCGAGGTCCCGGACGCCCGCCGCGTCTTCGCCTCGTTCGAGCAGCCCGATCTCAAGGCGACGTTCCAGTTCACCGTGAAGGCGCCGTCCGGCTGGACGGTCATCTCGAATTCGCCGACCCCGGAGCCCAGCGGTGACGTCTGGGTCTTCGAGCCCACGCCGCGCATGTCGACGTACATCACGGCGCTCATCGTCGGTCCGTATCACTCGGTCCACAGTTCGTACGAGGGTCCTGGCGGCCAGTCGGTTCCGCTCGGCATCTACTGCCGTCCCTCGCTCGCCGAGTTCCTCGACTCGGACGCGATCTTCGAGGTCACGCGGCAGGGCTTCGACTGGTTCCAGGAGAAGTTCGACTACGCGTACCCCTTCGCCAAGTACGACCAGCTCTTCGTGCCGGAGTTCAACGCGGGCGCGATGGAGAACGCGGGCGCGGTGACCATCCGCGACCAGTACGTGTTCCGTTCGAAGGTGACGGACGCGGCGTACGAGACGCGCGCGGAAACCATCCTCCACGAGCTGGCCCACATGTGGTTCGGCGACCTGGTGACGATGGAGTGGTGGAACGACCTCTGGCTGAACGAGTCGTTCGCCACGTACACGTCCATCGCCTGCCAGGCGTACGCGGAGAACTCGCGCTGGCCGCACTCCTGGACGACGTTCGCCAACTCCATGAAGACGTGGGCGTACCGCCAGGACCAGCTGCCCTCGACGCACCCGATCATGGCGGACATCCGCGACCTCGACGACGTCCTGGTCAACTTCGACGGCATCACGTACGCCAAGGGCGCGTCGGTGCTGAAGCAGTTGGTCGCGTACGTCGGCATGGACGAGTTCTTCCGGGGCGTGCAGGCGTACTTCAAGGCGCACGCGTTCGGCAACACGCGCCTGTCCGACCTGCTCGGCGCGCTTGAGGAGACCAGCGGGCGCGATCTGAAGACCTGGTCGAAGAAGTGGCTGGAGACGGCGGGCATCAACGTCCTGCGTCCGGTGGTGGACGTCGACACGACGGGCAAGATCACGTCGTTCGCGGTCAAGCAGGAGGCGCCGGCGCTCCCGGCGGGCGCGAAGGGTGAGCCGACACTGCGCCCCCACCGGATCGCGATCGGCCTGTACGACCTCGACGAGGCGAGCGGCAAGCTGCTGCGCACGGACCGCGTGGAGCTGGACGTGGACGGCGAACTGACGGCGGTGGACGCGCTGTTGGGCCGGGAGCGCCCGGCGGTGATCCTCCTGAACGACGACGACCTCTCGTACGCGAAGGTCCGCATGGACGCGGAGTCGCTCGCGTTCGTGACGGAGCACATCGGTGACTTCGAGGCGTCGCTGCCGCGCGCGCTTTCGTGGGCGTCGGCGTGGGACATGACTCGGGACGCGGAGTTGCCGACGCGGGAGTACCTGTCCCTCGTCCTGTCCGGCATCGGCAAGGAGTCGGACATCGGGGTCGTCCAGTCCCTGCACCGTCAGGTGAAGCTGGCCCTTGAGCTGTACGCGGCGCCGTCCGGGCGCGACGAGGCGCTCACCCGCTGGACGGAGGCGACGCTCTCGCACCTCCGGGCGGCGGAGCCGGGCAGCGACCACCAGCTGGCGTGGGCGCGGGCGTTCGCGGCCACGGCGCGCACGGAGGAGCAGCTGACGCTCCTGGAGGAACTCGTCTCGGCCAAGCAGTCGATCAACGGTCTCGCGGTGGACACGGAGCTGCGCTGGGCCTTCGTGCACCGGCTCGCGGCGACGGGCAGGCTCGACGAGGCCGGGATCACGGCGGAGCTGGACCGCGACAAGACGGCCGCGGGCGAGCGGCACGCGGCGGCGGCTCGGGCGGCGCGGCCCACGCCGGAGGCCAAGGCGGAGGCGTGGGCGTCCGTGGTCGACTCGGACAAACTCCCGAACGCCATCCAGGAGTCCGTGATCAGCGGCTTCGTCCAGACGGACCAGCGTGAACTCCTCGCCCCGTACACGGAGAAGTTCTTCGCGGCGGTCAAGGGGGCGTGGGACTCGCGTTCGCACGAGATGGCGC from Streptomyces sp. BA2 encodes:
- a CDS encoding MFS transporter codes for the protein MKATPTTLSEPVLPQRSLPLSVLTVAATTFSVVTTEMLPVGLLTSLSSGLGVSDGTAGLTVTLPGVVAALAALLLPVAVRRADRRTVLATLMVLLAAANLLSALAPAFGVLLAARVLVGVCIGGVWAIAAGLGVRLVREESAGRATTVIFSGIAVASVLGAPAGTFLGELAGWRWTFAVMGAFALAVAGLLAAVLPPLPASAAVRLGTFPGLLRNARLRAGLTVVLLLVTGHFAAYTYVRPVLERVPDLGAGLISGLLLAYGIAGIVGNFAGGALAARDPRRALLAISAGLAAVVLLLGPAGGSLLASVALLVAWGLAYGGVSVSTQQWVIAAAPRAREAASALFAGVFNAAIALGALTGGLVADGFGTTDVLWLGGGLAALALLVVGYAKGATTE
- a CDS encoding DUF1203 domain-containing protein, with product MTYDPRPISPTALKELRITDDAGRPTHPYVDTEGGDPLRCCLRPIAPGENVALVSYAPLRRWAAETGATPGAYDEQGPVFIHAQDCEGPTPGEGYPFARPGALRTLRRYNAEGRIVGGRLLEIPDPATEGFDAAFAEAFADPEVALVHVRAVEYGCFHFEVRRP
- a CDS encoding flavin-dependent oxidoreductase, producing MIDVLVAGAGIGGLTAALSLHAAGIGVRVVDAVDALRPVGVGINLLPHAVRELTDLGLGAELAATAVPIAETIHFDRHGNHIWGEPLGLARGHHWPQYSLHRGALQLILLDAVRDRLGENAVQTGTAFVRYAEPEGSGALRVTLRDVRRGREFAVPVRALIGADGLYSAVRARLHPGEGPPLWNGIRMWRGVTEWDPVFGGRTMAFAGSNAAAKLVVYPISREAEVRGRALLNWVAEVRFPVHHHGAPGPVDWNRSGRLSDVLPHFSGWRIGDLDVPALLAATGSTGRILEYPMVDRDPLPWWGRGPVTLLGDAAHPMYPVGSSGGSEAVLDARVLARCVSLAGVDRVSGLRAYEAERWGPANAVALANRAMPVDEVLRAVAERAPEGFARVEDVLTGEELAGLGEGYRRMRGNW
- the pepN gene encoding aminopeptidase N; translated protein: MPGTNLTREEAQQRAKLLTVDSYEIELDLSGAQEGGTYRSVTTVRFDSAEAGAETFIDLVAPAVHEAVLNGHSLDVAAVFRDSRIALKHLEAGPNELKVVADCDYTNTGEGLHRFVDPVDQQAYLYTQFEVPDARRVFASFEQPDLKATFQFTVKAPSGWTVISNSPTPEPSGDVWVFEPTPRMSTYITALIVGPYHSVHSSYEGPGGQSVPLGIYCRPSLAEFLDSDAIFEVTRQGFDWFQEKFDYAYPFAKYDQLFVPEFNAGAMENAGAVTIRDQYVFRSKVTDAAYETRAETILHELAHMWFGDLVTMEWWNDLWLNESFATYTSIACQAYAENSRWPHSWTTFANSMKTWAYRQDQLPSTHPIMADIRDLDDVLVNFDGITYAKGASVLKQLVAYVGMDEFFRGVQAYFKAHAFGNTRLSDLLGALEETSGRDLKTWSKKWLETAGINVLRPVVDVDTTGKITSFAVKQEAPALPAGAKGEPTLRPHRIAIGLYDLDEASGKLLRTDRVELDVDGELTAVDALLGRERPAVILLNDDDLSYAKVRMDAESLAFVTEHIGDFEASLPRALSWASAWDMTRDAELPTREYLSLVLSGIGKESDIGVVQSLHRQVKLALELYAAPSGRDEALTRWTEATLSHLRAAEPGSDHQLAWARAFAATARTEEQLTLLEELVSAKQSINGLAVDTELRWAFVHRLAATGRLDEAGITAELDRDKTAAGERHAAAARAARPTPEAKAEAWASVVDSDKLPNAIQESVISGFVQTDQRELLAPYTEKFFAAVKGAWDSRSHEMAQQIAVGLYPSLQISQATLDTTDAWLSSASPSPALRRLITESRAGVERALRAQAADA